The Candidatus Krumholzibacteriota bacterium genome contains a region encoding:
- a CDS encoding Ig-like domain-containing protein, protein MRRTAAPTRLLPFLVISVLLAAAAGCDEDALLPPDGAPRVLATSPAEGDTLVPVDAAVTVFFDRFMDRSTISSGSFTLDGPTGPVDATVATGERSATLSPRSRLAGHSLYTARLDPGIADAQGAVLGVPYAWSFTTGVANLRLAPDAEFTVRDLGPDGAPDEIAFGGPPGRHLFAGAADGYTDRAVIEFPLDAIATGAVLEAILFFNITSVSTPGGATSVEFWGFAGDGDAGTGDWDAGFLIQAIADADLQAGTTYACLMTEAINAAIAVGAMHVGFRLVVSGGAYAEIASTTDITSLPGPTLIAVY, encoded by the coding sequence ATGCGCCGAACCGCGGCACCGACGAGGCTCCTGCCGTTCCTCGTCATCTCCGTCCTGCTCGCCGCCGCGGCCGGCTGCGACGAAGACGCGCTTCTGCCCCCGGACGGCGCCCCGCGGGTGCTGGCGACCTCGCCGGCCGAAGGAGACACGCTCGTGCCGGTGGACGCCGCCGTGACGGTTTTCTTCGACCGGTTCATGGACCGGTCGACCATCTCCTCCGGCTCCTTTACGCTCGACGGCCCGACCGGGCCGGTGGACGCGACGGTGGCCACCGGCGAACGGTCGGCGACCCTCTCGCCGCGCTCGCGTCTCGCCGGCCACTCCCTCTACACCGCGCGGCTCGACCCGGGGATCGCCGACGCCCAGGGAGCGGTCCTCGGCGTTCCGTACGCGTGGTCCTTCACCACCGGCGTGGCGAACCTCAGACTCGCTCCGGACGCCGAGTTCACCGTACGCGACCTGGGGCCGGACGGCGCGCCGGACGAGATCGCCTTCGGCGGCCCCCCGGGGCGGCATCTCTTCGCCGGCGCCGCCGACGGGTACACCGATCGCGCCGTTATCGAGTTCCCGCTAGACGCGATCGCGACCGGCGCGGTTCTCGAGGCGATCCTCTTCTTCAACATCACCAGCGTTTCCACCCCGGGCGGTGCGACATCCGTCGAGTTCTGGGGCTTCGCCGGCGACGGCGACGCCGGAACCGGCGACTGGGACGCCGGCTTTCTCATCCAGGCGATCGCCGACGCGGATCTCCAGGCGGGCACGACCTACGCATGTTTGATGACCGAGGCGATCAACGCCGCCATCGCCGTCGGCGCGATGCACGTCGGATTCCGGCTCGTCGTCTCGGGCGGGGCCTACGCCGAGATCGCGTCGACGACAGACATCACATCCCTTCCGGGGCCGACCCTCATCGCCGTGTATTGA
- a CDS encoding T9SS type A sorting domain-containing protein translates to MWTYGGPGVFYAGATQGGAFRLPNGNTLVSAVILGWTFEVTVDGTIVWEYEFGNNCGRVPRYWTPTAVEPQAPPLRGARFLPNYPNPFNPATTIGFFLEAPGRVRIDVLDVRGRRVAVLTDRRYGAGESFVVWNGCDAAGAAAASGVYFVRMRAGSGSTETQKVILLK, encoded by the coding sequence GTGTGGACGTACGGCGGGCCGGGGGTGTTCTACGCCGGCGCGACCCAGGGCGGCGCATTCAGGCTCCCGAACGGCAACACGCTCGTCTCGGCGGTCATCCTCGGCTGGACCTTCGAGGTGACCGTCGACGGGACGATCGTGTGGGAGTACGAATTCGGCAACAACTGCGGGCGCGTGCCCCGGTACTGGACCCCGACCGCCGTGGAGCCGCAGGCGCCGCCGCTGCGCGGCGCGCGGTTCCTGCCGAACTACCCGAACCCCTTCAATCCCGCGACGACGATCGGGTTCTTCCTCGAGGCGCCGGGCCGCGTGCGGATCGACGTTCTCGACGTCCGGGGCCGCCGCGTGGCCGTCCTGACCGATCGCCGCTACGGGGCGGGGGAGTCCTTCGTGGTCTGGAACGGGTGCGACGCGGCCGGCGCCGCTGCCGCCTCCGGCGTCTATTTCGTGCGGATGCGGGCGGGATCGGGATCCACGGAGACGCAGAAGGTCATCCTGCTGAAATAG
- a CDS encoding ATP-binding cassette domain-containing protein — MITVDGISKSYGSQELFRQASFKLTAGERLGLVGRNGSGKSTLFRLITGEEEPDAGQIVVPKNYAIGCVDQSPSFAAATVLEEGCAGLAAAERDQVWKVEKVLAGLGFTAADMRRPPGELSGGFQVRLNLAKALVREYDLLLLDEPNNYLDITSIRWLTSHLREWRGELILVTHDRAFMDHVATHTMAIYRKTLRKIRGDTGKLYDQLAQEEEVYEKTRLNDEKKRRKAELFIRRFRAKARLAGMVQSRIKSLEKQEKLERLEQAKDLDFSFSSRPFNGKPVLNVTGLSFGYDAGSPLFDDLSFSVGPWDRLCVVGPNGKGKTTLLKILAGRLAPDGGEISYNPTVATAWYEQTNVSELSPERTVVEEILAADPAVDGQRARNIAGMMMFEGDAALKKIRVLSGGEKSRVMLGRIIATPVNVLLLDEPTNHLDMESCDALLEALNAFEGAIVMVTHNEMLLDGLAERLVVFRRGGARLYEGSYSRFLDAVGWEEAAGAEPDEAEEKRLARRVDRKEMRRRRSEFVRERSRSLRPLEKEIEQLETAIVEAEAELETLHEAMAAAVETGDGERIAGLSKRTHACRSAVEESFERLERAHAVYEEEKRRLDGLLDALGDDA; from the coding sequence ATGATCACGGTCGACGGCATCTCGAAGAGCTACGGTTCCCAGGAGCTGTTCAGGCAGGCGAGCTTCAAGCTGACCGCCGGGGAGCGGCTCGGCCTGGTGGGCAGGAACGGGTCGGGGAAATCGACCCTCTTCCGTTTGATCACGGGCGAGGAGGAGCCGGATGCCGGCCAGATCGTCGTTCCGAAGAACTACGCGATCGGCTGCGTGGACCAGAGTCCCTCCTTCGCGGCGGCGACCGTCCTCGAGGAGGGATGCGCGGGGCTCGCCGCCGCCGAGCGCGACCAGGTGTGGAAGGTGGAGAAGGTCCTCGCCGGCCTGGGTTTCACGGCCGCGGACATGCGCCGCCCGCCCGGCGAGCTCTCCGGCGGTTTCCAGGTGCGGCTGAACCTGGCGAAGGCCCTCGTCCGCGAGTACGACCTGCTCCTTCTCGACGAGCCGAACAACTACCTCGACATCACCTCGATCCGCTGGCTCACCAGTCACCTCCGCGAGTGGCGCGGCGAGCTCATCCTCGTCACGCACGACCGCGCCTTCATGGACCACGTGGCGACCCACACGATGGCGATCTACCGCAAGACCCTGCGGAAGATCCGCGGCGACACGGGCAAGCTCTACGACCAGCTCGCGCAGGAGGAGGAGGTCTACGAGAAGACCCGGCTCAACGACGAGAAGAAGCGCAGGAAGGCCGAGCTGTTCATCCGGCGGTTCCGGGCCAAGGCGCGGCTCGCCGGGATGGTCCAGTCGCGGATCAAGTCGCTCGAGAAGCAGGAGAAGCTCGAGCGGCTCGAGCAGGCGAAGGATCTCGACTTCTCCTTCTCCTCGCGGCCCTTCAACGGCAAGCCGGTGCTGAACGTCACGGGGCTCTCCTTCGGCTACGACGCCGGCTCGCCCCTCTTCGACGACCTCTCCTTCTCGGTCGGGCCCTGGGACCGGCTCTGCGTCGTCGGCCCGAACGGGAAGGGGAAGACGACGCTCCTCAAGATCCTCGCCGGCCGGCTCGCCCCGGACGGCGGGGAGATCTCGTACAACCCGACGGTCGCGACCGCCTGGTACGAGCAGACGAACGTCTCCGAGCTCTCGCCGGAGCGGACGGTCGTCGAGGAGATCCTCGCCGCCGATCCGGCCGTCGACGGCCAGCGGGCCCGGAACATCGCCGGGATGATGATGTTCGAGGGCGACGCCGCACTCAAGAAGATCCGCGTCCTCTCCGGGGGCGAGAAGAGCCGGGTGATGCTCGGCCGCATCATCGCCACGCCGGTGAACGTGCTCCTCCTCGACGAGCCGACGAACCATCTCGACATGGAATCCTGCGACGCGCTCCTCGAGGCGCTGAATGCCTTCGAGGGCGCGATCGTGATGGTCACGCACAACGAGATGCTCCTCGACGGCCTCGCCGAGCGGCTCGTCGTCTTCCGGCGGGGCGGCGCGCGGCTCTACGAGGGGAGCTACTCGCGCTTCCTCGACGCGGTCGGCTGGGAGGAGGCGGCGGGCGCGGAGCCGGACGAGGCGGAGGAGAAGCGGCTCGCGCGTCGCGTCGATCGCAAGGAGATGCGCCGCCGGCGCTCCGAGTTCGTCAGGGAGCGGTCCCGGTCGCTCCGGCCCCTCGAGAAGGAGATCGAACAACTCGAGACGGCGATCGTCGAGGCCGAGGCCGAGCTCGAGACGCTCCACGAGGCGATGGCCGCCGCCGTCGAGACGGGGGACGGGGAGCGGATCGCCGGACTCTCGAAGCGGACGCACGCCTGCCGGAGCGCCGTCGAAGAGAGCTTCGAACGGCTCGAACGGGCGCACGCGGTGTACGAGGAGGAGAAGAGGCGGCTCGACGGCCTGCTCGACGCCCTCGGCGACGACGCGTAG
- a CDS encoding DUF3857 domain-containing transglutaminase family protein, which produces MRSHRHHFEAFRALVPALLLLFAAPAPLSADDACAPPGEQPPPDVFSRLAAAGGAADHEGADWIVVLDEAINRMKPSGVTYVDRYVIYKILTPAGCRDRSVLDWGYDPQSSHVEVREVNVVRGGERIPVDVAAVRDLPAPQRAIYWKDRIKTLQLPRLCPGDGIEVRLFRKGFTYALLGGAAAGATPADTAAADSTAAPDDDRYIPPMPGEYFDIVLFAGEAPILEKRSVLNLPGDKRLHAEVYNGPLYSSATYDGERTEYAWWGFDLAPAAHEEAQPAASDFATKVVMATAESWEAKSRWFFDVNRNQFEPNEAIRAKVREILAGAGLENASEDTRAKVLLHWVAQNIRYSGQTMGEGEGFTLHPGSMIFEQRSGVCKDIAGMLITMMRAAGMDSYAAMTMAGSRIDAVPADQFNHCVCALRKPDGSFVMYDPTWVPYNNEIWSLLEAEQHYLVGTPEGETLSRIRYSPPEDSPLRVVHLAKLEQDGTLEGSFRLDGSGAIDGRLRRMVTGSERANLDGAAAALLASIGNRVEAVRVRHREADDFSGDMWIEIDYRIPRFALPVDGGLEFESPLMNLVTGNGNLFRASAVRRPEKRETDVFLYYTQRLDGSERIRLPRNWKAVDTPAPDTVDETYASFTGGSRMDGRDLVIESRAEIRRRQIPPDGYPGFKRAVDEAAAWSETTFRVQKGGAR; this is translated from the coding sequence GTGCGATCGCATCGCCACCACTTCGAAGCCTTCCGGGCGCTCGTCCCGGCCCTTCTCCTTCTGTTCGCCGCGCCGGCGCCCCTCAGCGCCGACGACGCCTGCGCGCCGCCGGGAGAGCAACCGCCCCCCGACGTCTTCTCGCGCCTCGCGGCGGCCGGCGGGGCCGCCGACCACGAGGGCGCCGACTGGATCGTCGTCCTCGACGAGGCGATCAACCGGATGAAACCCTCCGGCGTCACCTACGTCGACCGGTACGTCATCTACAAGATCCTGACCCCCGCCGGGTGCCGCGACCGATCGGTGCTCGACTGGGGCTACGACCCGCAGAGCAGCCACGTGGAGGTGCGCGAGGTGAACGTCGTGCGCGGCGGCGAGCGGATTCCCGTCGACGTCGCCGCGGTTCGCGACCTGCCCGCCCCCCAGCGCGCCATCTACTGGAAGGACCGCATCAAGACCCTCCAGCTCCCGCGGCTTTGCCCCGGCGACGGGATCGAGGTGCGGCTCTTCCGCAAGGGATTCACCTACGCGCTGCTCGGGGGAGCGGCCGCGGGAGCGACGCCGGCCGACACCGCCGCCGCCGACTCGACGGCCGCGCCGGATGACGATCGCTATATCCCGCCGATGCCCGGCGAGTACTTCGACATCGTCCTCTTCGCCGGAGAGGCGCCGATTCTCGAGAAGCGCTCCGTGTTGAACCTCCCCGGGGACAAGCGGCTCCACGCCGAGGTCTACAACGGCCCCCTCTACTCGAGCGCCACCTACGACGGGGAGCGTACCGAGTACGCCTGGTGGGGATTCGACCTCGCCCCCGCCGCGCACGAGGAGGCGCAGCCGGCGGCGAGCGACTTCGCGACGAAGGTCGTGATGGCCACCGCGGAGAGCTGGGAGGCGAAGAGCCGGTGGTTCTTCGACGTCAACCGGAACCAGTTCGAACCGAACGAGGCGATCCGGGCGAAGGTGCGCGAGATACTCGCCGGGGCGGGGCTCGAGAACGCGTCCGAGGACACCCGGGCGAAGGTCCTCCTCCACTGGGTCGCCCAGAACATCCGCTACAGCGGCCAGACGATGGGCGAGGGGGAAGGGTTCACCCTCCATCCCGGCTCGATGATCTTCGAACAGCGCTCGGGTGTCTGCAAGGACATCGCGGGGATGCTGATCACGATGATGCGCGCCGCGGGCATGGATTCCTACGCCGCCATGACGATGGCGGGAAGCAGGATCGACGCCGTGCCCGCCGACCAGTTCAACCACTGCGTCTGCGCCCTGCGCAAGCCCGACGGCTCATTCGTGATGTACGATCCCACGTGGGTCCCCTACAACAACGAGATCTGGTCGCTCCTCGAGGCCGAGCAGCACTACCTCGTCGGCACGCCGGAGGGCGAGACCCTCTCGCGCATCCGATACAGCCCGCCTGAAGATTCTCCCCTCCGCGTCGTCCACCTCGCGAAGCTCGAGCAGGACGGCACCCTCGAGGGCAGCTTCCGGCTCGACGGGTCGGGGGCCATCGACGGCCGCCTGCGACGCATGGTGACGGGGAGCGAGCGGGCGAACCTCGACGGCGCCGCCGCGGCCCTCCTCGCCTCCATCGGGAATCGCGTCGAGGCGGTCCGCGTCCGCCACCGCGAGGCGGACGACTTCAGCGGCGACATGTGGATCGAGATCGATTACCGGATCCCGCGATTCGCCCTGCCGGTCGACGGGGGCCTCGAATTCGAGAGCCCACTCATGAACCTGGTCACGGGGAACGGGAACCTCTTCCGCGCCTCCGCGGTGCGGCGGCCGGAAAAGCGCGAGACGGACGTCTTCCTCTACTACACGCAGCGTCTCGACGGTTCCGAGCGGATCCGCCTGCCGCGGAACTGGAAGGCGGTAGACACGCCCGCCCCCGACACGGTGGACGAGACCTACGCCTCCTTCACCGGCGGCAGCCGCATGGACGGCCGCGATCTGGTCATCGAGAGCCGGGCCGAGATCAGGCGGCGGCAGATACCGCCGGACGGCTATCCCGGGTTCAAGCGCGCCGTCGACGAGGCGGCCGCGTGGAGCGAGACGACATTCCGCGTGCAGAAGGGAGGCGCCCGATGA
- a CDS encoding carbohydrate binding family 9 domain-containing protein: MKHGTVLVTIVSVLLSASAGGARADEARGEWKPVYHPRLEIRRAAGAIAVDGVLGDAGWRGAARADGFAEHNPGDQTRPAVDTEVWIAYDDENLYVAWLCHDDPEAVRGYFCERDDIFSGDYVILCIDTYGEATHAYEIATNPYGIPGDLLFSSASGEDITYDMIFESAARVTADGWGAEMAIPFESLRFPRRQEQTWRVDFWRNRPRECRYQYSWAAYDRDMDCWPCNWGTMTGIRGVEQGGGIDLLPAVIAYQSGSLGEDGEFRNDDVDGDLSLGISYDVSSELIAEATINPDFSQVESDADQIDVNSTFALFYPEKRPFFQEGGDLFDTYLSAVYTRSINDPSVAGKLTWRGGSSSLALLSAYDEHSVIILPFEEESRFLENGKSVSNILRYRRDLGEQAHVGLVATDRRFDGGGSGSLVGLDAQLRLSPSDKIEMQALVSHTGEVDNLALADSAFNTTFFDGGEHTAGLDGETFTGHALNVEIERNAGDYWAGIDYTELSPTFRADNGFEPSNNYRKIDTNLGGILRFAETSIIENVNGNVNAVRKWNFDGVKKDEWIMASGEIYFRAAQTGMHSYYMRSNELFRGIPFDDIWQAHTCFSTKPSGRLHFGANINYGHRIARRELVMGKETSYGGWADIRPIDRMLVSLSYSRLFSDDLDSGERLFSQSVFRSTVSLQFSREFSVRLVTQYNDRGETWDVDPLLTYRINSLTVFYVGSTHTYRDLALDLDGREGWTLADRQFFLKLQYLFRI; the protein is encoded by the coding sequence ATGAAACACGGCACCGTCCTCGTCACCATCGTATCCGTCCTCCTGTCCGCATCGGCAGGCGGCGCCCGCGCCGACGAGGCCCGCGGCGAGTGGAAGCCCGTCTACCATCCCCGTCTCGAGATCCGCCGGGCCGCCGGCGCCATCGCCGTCGACGGCGTTCTCGGCGACGCCGGCTGGCGGGGAGCGGCCCGCGCGGACGGCTTCGCCGAGCACAACCCCGGCGACCAGACCCGGCCGGCCGTCGACACGGAGGTCTGGATCGCCTACGACGACGAGAACCTCTACGTCGCCTGGCTGTGCCACGACGATCCCGAGGCGGTGCGCGGCTACTTCTGCGAACGCGACGACATCTTCTCGGGCGACTACGTGATCCTCTGCATCGACACCTACGGCGAGGCGACCCACGCCTACGAGATCGCCACGAACCCGTACGGGATACCGGGCGATCTCCTCTTCTCCTCGGCGAGCGGCGAGGACATCACCTACGACATGATCTTCGAATCGGCCGCCCGCGTCACCGCCGACGGCTGGGGGGCCGAGATGGCCATCCCCTTCGAGAGCCTCCGCTTTCCGCGGCGGCAGGAGCAGACCTGGCGCGTCGACTTCTGGCGCAACCGCCCCCGCGAGTGCCGTTACCAGTACTCATGGGCCGCCTACGACCGCGACATGGACTGCTGGCCCTGCAACTGGGGCACGATGACCGGCATCCGGGGCGTCGAGCAGGGGGGCGGCATCGATCTGCTTCCCGCGGTCATCGCCTACCAGAGCGGCTCGCTCGGCGAGGACGGGGAGTTCCGCAACGACGACGTCGACGGCGACCTCTCCCTGGGGATCTCCTACGACGTCTCCTCCGAGCTCATCGCCGAGGCGACGATCAATCCCGATTTCAGCCAGGTCGAGTCCGACGCCGACCAGATCGACGTCAACTCCACCTTCGCCCTCTTCTACCCGGAGAAACGCCCCTTCTTCCAGGAGGGGGGCGACCTCTTCGACACGTACCTCAGCGCGGTCTACACGCGCTCGATCAACGATCCGTCGGTGGCGGGCAAGCTGACCTGGCGGGGCGGTTCGAGCAGCCTCGCGCTTCTCTCCGCATACGACGAGCACTCGGTGATCATCCTCCCCTTCGAGGAGGAGAGCCGCTTTCTCGAGAACGGCAAGAGCGTCTCGAACATCCTGCGCTACCGGCGGGACCTCGGCGAGCAGGCGCACGTGGGCCTCGTCGCCACCGATCGCCGATTCGACGGCGGCGGCTCGGGCTCGCTCGTCGGACTCGACGCCCAGCTGCGGCTTTCCCCGAGCGACAAGATCGAGATGCAGGCGCTCGTCTCGCACACCGGGGAGGTCGACAACCTCGCCCTCGCCGACAGCGCCTTCAACACGACTTTCTTCGACGGCGGCGAGCACACCGCCGGCCTCGACGGCGAGACATTCACCGGGCACGCCCTGAACGTGGAGATCGAACGGAACGCCGGCGATTACTGGGCGGGGATCGACTACACCGAGCTGAGCCCCACCTTCCGCGCCGACAACGGTTTCGAGCCCTCGAATAACTATCGCAAGATCGATACGAACCTCGGCGGCATCCTCCGGTTCGCCGAGACCAGCATCATCGAGAACGTCAACGGCAACGTCAATGCGGTGCGCAAGTGGAACTTCGACGGGGTGAAGAAGGACGAGTGGATCATGGCGAGCGGGGAGATCTATTTCCGCGCCGCGCAGACGGGGATGCACTCGTACTACATGCGCAGCAACGAGCTCTTCCGCGGGATACCGTTCGACGACATCTGGCAGGCGCACACCTGCTTCTCCACCAAGCCGAGCGGCCGCCTGCACTTCGGCGCGAACATCAACTACGGCCACCGCATCGCCCGCCGCGAGCTCGTGATGGGCAAGGAGACTTCCTACGGCGGCTGGGCCGACATCCGCCCGATCGACCGGATGCTGGTCTCCCTCTCCTACAGCCGCCTCTTCTCCGACGACCTCGACTCGGGCGAGCGGCTCTTCTCCCAGTCGGTCTTCCGTTCGACCGTGTCGCTGCAGTTCTCGCGCGAGTTCTCGGTGCGCCTCGTCACGCAGTACAACGACCGCGGGGAGACGTGGGACGTCGACCCGCTTCTCACCTACCGGATCAACTCCCTGACGGTCTTCTACGTCGGCTCGACCCACACCTACCGCGACCTCGCGCTCGACCTGGACGGGCGCGAGGGGTGGACGCTCGCCGACCGGCAGTTCTTCCTCAAACTGCAGTACCTGTTCCGGATCTGA
- a CDS encoding DUF3857 domain-containing protein, producing the protein MTRITTITATVAFGLLLALFASALGAAVMGVSRGHDLDALLARAGETVDLGAHDAVVLLESRTVDLSEPGTRRTTVHRVVRIATSLAIRRHADLRIPRDGDTSTLNVLLLRTWRDGRWWPSESGISETAVVETLPRAAATADDYTGMRETMLLHDGVELPCVIETAWEIAERIDPGAGSDGRFIFRQSDPAVVAELELVLPAGAEPQFAGANGAPSPSRDTGENGETILRWEMTALAPLGAHPAGDPARWVPAVSWSTWRDWPALGLAISTAVDAAAADLGFALADTVTALTRHEPSDAARARRVAAFIDETVRPVLSDASCWRAAPRPARRTWETAYGHALDRLVLAAGLFRAAGLVADPLLVGTSPGPIDETVPGLFPFGRLLLHVSGSGFSFTALYDPVDGSLATGADLFASRVAWEPGNDDSPRAPEGSMAPAGLEIDLFLEPADDGGWTGRGYLRADGLFSPYDEMTGAPGAAEKHLGTLAGALIAGAEAAGFDPDRFTPERVATSFPLSVSAPEPDDRGRTRLVAGDPPGGMLALLHGDVRLYETSRIAPVILPCPLVQRVRLDLPDDGRIVTLPEPREVANAAGRFTLTVRRDGDRVTIERKISIGTPAIAAADWPLLRALLLEEADAANRTVILGGA; encoded by the coding sequence ATGACACGGATCACGACCATCACCGCAACCGTCGCGTTCGGCCTGCTCCTGGCCCTCTTTGCGTCGGCCCTCGGCGCCGCCGTCATGGGCGTTTCGCGAGGCCATGACCTCGACGCCCTTCTCGCGCGGGCAGGCGAGACCGTCGACCTCGGAGCGCACGACGCCGTCGTGCTTCTCGAGAGCCGCACGGTCGACCTCTCGGAGCCGGGCACGCGACGCACGACGGTGCACCGCGTCGTCCGGATCGCGACGAGCCTCGCGATCCGCCGGCACGCGGACCTGCGCATCCCCCGGGACGGCGACACGTCGACCCTGAACGTCCTCCTGCTGCGGACGTGGCGGGACGGGCGGTGGTGGCCGAGCGAGAGCGGGATCAGCGAAACCGCCGTCGTCGAGACGCTGCCCCGCGCGGCGGCGACGGCCGACGACTACACGGGGATGCGAGAGACGATGCTCCTGCACGACGGGGTGGAGCTCCCCTGCGTGATCGAAACGGCGTGGGAGATCGCCGAGCGGATCGATCCCGGCGCGGGCAGCGACGGACGGTTCATCTTCCGGCAATCCGACCCGGCCGTCGTCGCCGAGCTCGAGCTCGTCTTGCCGGCGGGCGCCGAGCCGCAATTCGCGGGGGCGAACGGCGCGCCGTCGCCGTCACGCGACACCGGCGAAAACGGCGAAACGATCCTGCGGTGGGAGATGACCGCTCTCGCGCCGCTCGGAGCGCACCCCGCGGGAGATCCCGCGCGCTGGGTTCCCGCCGTCTCCTGGTCGACGTGGCGCGACTGGCCGGCCCTCGGCCTGGCGATCTCGACGGCCGTCGACGCCGCGGCCGCCGACCTCGGTTTCGCGCTCGCCGACACCGTCACCGCACTCACGCGGCACGAACCGTCGGACGCGGCCCGCGCCCGGCGCGTCGCCGCCTTCATCGACGAGACGGTGCGACCGGTCCTTTCCGACGCGTCCTGCTGGCGCGCCGCACCGCGACCGGCCCGCAGAACCTGGGAGACGGCCTACGGACACGCCCTCGACCGCCTCGTCCTCGCCGCGGGGCTCTTCCGGGCCGCCGGCCTCGTGGCCGACCCGCTGCTGGTCGGAACCTCCCCCGGCCCGATCGACGAGACCGTCCCCGGCCTCTTCCCCTTCGGTCGGCTCCTGCTCCACGTCTCGGGAAGCGGCTTCTCCTTCACGGCCCTCTACGATCCCGTCGACGGGAGCCTCGCCACCGGTGCCGACCTCTTCGCCTCGCGAGTTGCCTGGGAGCCCGGGAATGACGATTCGCCTCGCGCCCCGGAGGGCTCGATGGCTCCGGCCGGCCTCGAGATCGACCTGTTTCTCGAGCCCGCCGATGACGGCGGCTGGACGGGGCGGGGATACCTGCGAGCTGACGGCCTCTTCTCGCCCTACGACGAGATGACCGGCGCCCCCGGCGCCGCGGAGAAACACCTCGGAACCCTCGCCGGCGCGCTCATCGCCGGCGCCGAGGCCGCCGGATTCGACCCGGACCGCTTCACGCCCGAGCGCGTGGCGACCTCGTTCCCGCTGTCGGTTTCCGCGCCGGAGCCGGACGACCGCGGGCGGACGCGCCTCGTCGCCGGCGATCCCCCCGGCGGCATGCTGGCGCTGCTGCATGGCGACGTTCGTCTCTACGAGACGAGCCGCATCGCCCCCGTCATCCTTCCCTGCCCGCTCGTGCAGCGGGTACGGTTGGATCTTCCCGACGACGGCCGGATCGTCACCCTTCCCGAGCCGCGGGAGGTGGCGAACGCGGCGGGACGGTTCACCCTGACCGTGCGGCGCGACGGCGATCGCGTCACGATCGAGCGAAAGATCTCAATCGGGACTCCGGCGATCGCCGCTGCTGACTGGCCCCTCCTGCGAGCACTTCTGCTCGAGGAGGCCGACGCGGCGAACCGGACCGTGATCCTGGGCGGCGCCTGA
- a CDS encoding T9SS type A sorting domain-containing protein: MAGYFSRDVDFGGGARSSAGSWDIAVVKLDTAFGYLWDAVRGGEGADFAYDIALLGDDHVFVAGNFEETVDFGGGQRTSAGDADIVLLELGGDGAWLWDGAWGGAGRERVQGIVLDPREGLYLAGLFSETVDFGGGDRVSAGLTDGFVARYDVDVPATVDIAPETLNLKSKGRWITCHIELMEGFDPSTIDVSTVMLGGTVPAAAKPTSVGDCDDDGIPDRMVKFDRQAVIGLLQGMGGDVPLAVTGSVGEKTFEGTGSVLVICPPVLKPEENEPAAPARTASLAAWPNPFNPTVRIAWSVPRQGRVVVQVWDVNGRLVRTIENAVRPAGDYSAEWSGRNDIGRPVSSGVYFCRVSIGGETLSRKLMLLR; this comes from the coding sequence GTGGCCGGCTACTTCTCGCGCGACGTCGACTTCGGCGGCGGTGCCCGCTCGTCCGCCGGATCGTGGGACATCGCCGTCGTGAAGCTCGACACGGCGTTCGGTTATCTCTGGGACGCCGTCCGGGGCGGCGAGGGCGCCGACTTCGCCTACGACATCGCCCTCCTCGGAGACGACCACGTCTTCGTCGCCGGCAACTTCGAGGAGACGGTCGACTTCGGCGGCGGGCAACGCACCTCGGCGGGGGACGCCGACATCGTCCTCCTCGAGCTCGGCGGAGACGGCGCATGGCTCTGGGACGGCGCCTGGGGCGGCGCGGGCCGCGAGCGGGTGCAGGGCATCGTCCTCGATCCGCGCGAGGGGCTCTACCTCGCGGGACTCTTCAGCGAAACGGTTGACTTCGGCGGCGGCGACCGCGTCTCGGCCGGTCTCACCGACGGCTTCGTCGCCCGCTACGACGTCGACGTGCCGGCGACGGTCGACATCGCGCCCGAAACCCTCAACCTCAAGAGCAAGGGCCGCTGGATCACCTGCCACATCGAGCTGATGGAAGGATTCGATCCGTCGACGATCGACGTGTCGACGGTGATGCTCGGGGGGACCGTCCCGGCCGCGGCCAAACCGACATCGGTCGGCGACTGCGACGACGACGGCATCCCCGACCGCATGGTCAAATTCGACCGGCAGGCCGTGATCGGGCTTCTCCAGGGCATGGGCGGCGACGTGCCGCTGGCCGTGACGGGCTCGGTCGGCGAGAAGACCTTCGAGGGAACGGGCTCTGTCCTCGTGATCTGCCCGCCCGTTTTGAAGCCGGAGGAGAACGAGCCGGCGGCCCCCGCGCGGACGGCCTCGCTCGCCGCCTGGCCGAACCCCTTCAACCCGACCGTGCGGATCGCCTGGAGCGTCCCCCGGCAGGGCCGGGTCGTCGTGCAGGTCTGGGACGTCAACGGGCGCCTCGTCCGGACGATCGAGAACGCCGTGCGCCCGGCGGGCGACTACAGCGCCGAGTGGAGCGGCCGGAACGATATCGGCCGGCCGGTGAGCTCGGGTGTCTACTTCTGCCGCGTCTCGATCGGCGGCGAGACCCTCTCCAGGAAACTCATGCTGCTGCGGTGA